The Garra rufa chromosome 18, GarRuf1.0, whole genome shotgun sequence genome window below encodes:
- the bhlhe23 gene encoding class E basic helix-loop-helix protein 23, which translates to MNVGDENLLKSISNDTLLDLTQRYGQSAFGFGAGHGAGSPGRFSLTPAADFLSGQTGKSNESGGEQTSDEDDGFDHLESRKRGAGFDEEKHPGALGKKPKEQRSLRLSINARERRRMHDLNDALDGLRSVIPYAHSPSVRKLSKIATLLLAKNYILMQAQALEEMRRLVAYLNQGQTITSPIPTALAPFGQAAVYPFSSTALATCAEKCTSFSGNPSNLFKHCNDKP; encoded by the coding sequence ATGAATGTCGGCGACGAGAACTTGCTGAAATCGATCAGCAACGACACTCTGCTGGACCTGACGCAGCGCTACGGACAGTCCGCCTTCGGTTTCGGCGCTGGCCATGGTGCTGGAAGTCCTGGTCGCTTCTCCCTCACACCTGCTGCGGATTTCCTCTCCGGTCAAACGGGGAAGTCGAACGAAAGTGGCGGAGAGCAGACCAGCGATGAAGACGACGGCTTCGACCACCTCGAGTCCCGTAAAAGAGGCGCGGGCTTCGACGAAGAGAAGCATCCGGGCGCACTGGGCAAGAAGCCGAAGGAGCAGAGATCTCTCCGGCTGAGCATCAACGCGCGGGAGCGGAGACGCATGCACGACCTGAACGACGCGCTGGACGGCCTGAGGTCTGTGATTCCCTACGCGCACAGTCCGTCAGTGAGAAAACTCTCTAAAATCGCAACTTTGCTTCTTGCAAAAAACTACATCCTAATGCAGGCGCAGGCGCTGGAGGAAATGCGCCGGTTGGTGGCTTATCTAAACCAAGGACAGACTATAACTTCGCCGATTCCCACCGCGCTCGCACCTTTCGGACAGGCGGCCGTGTATCCGTTTTCGAGCACGGCGCTGGCCACCTGCGCGGAGAAATGCACCTCATTCTCCGGAAACCCGTCCAACCTGTTCAAACACTGCAACGACAAGCCTTGA